From a single Buchnera aphidicola (Aphis craccivora) genomic region:
- a CDS encoding RnfABCDGE type electron transport complex subunit D: MNLPYIYNNYNVKKIMFFVLIASIPAILTECYFFGLVVLIQIFLFIIFSLLFEIIILKIRGKKIKNNILDNSSMVTAVLLGLSVPSTLTWWMIMFASFFAIVVSKHLYGGLGQNIFNPAMIGYAVLLISFPLYMSSWHKENTKLFSLNDLKISINKILYKTNKSNDFLDNDPDIFTEATPLNDFKNRSRISYNFSLENITLKNKKITVFSSWNYINISFLLGGFFLLYKRIICWRIPFSFLFTLFIVSTIIYFFSTNLVLSPFFHLFSGGTMMCAFFISTDPVTTSYSNIGKIIFGSIIGFLVYIIRNYSDYPDGVAFSVLFGNMLAPLIDNFLKTSGYGHKKV; the protein is encoded by the coding sequence ATGAATCTTCCTTATATATACAATAATTACAATGTAAAAAAAATTATGTTTTTTGTTCTTATCGCATCTATTCCGGCTATATTAACAGAGTGTTATTTTTTTGGATTAGTGGTATTGATACAAATATTTTTATTTATAATATTTTCTTTACTATTTGAAATAATTATATTAAAAATACGTGGTAAAAAGATTAAAAATAATATATTAGATAATTCATCAATGGTAACTGCAGTATTGCTAGGTTTAAGTGTTCCTTCTACATTAACTTGGTGGATGATAATGTTTGCTTCTTTTTTTGCTATTGTTGTTTCGAAACATTTATATGGAGGATTAGGTCAAAATATATTTAATCCAGCTATGATTGGTTATGCCGTATTACTAATATCTTTTCCTTTATATATGAGTTCTTGGCACAAAGAAAATACCAAATTATTTTCTTTAAATGATTTGAAAATTTCAATAAATAAAATTTTATATAAAACAAATAAAAGTAATGATTTTCTAGATAATGATCCTGATATTTTTACAGAAGCAACTCCTTTAAATGATTTTAAAAATAGATCCCGTATTTCTTATAATTTTTCTTTGGAAAATATAACTCTAAAAAATAAAAAAATAACTGTTTTTTCATCTTGGAATTATATTAATATAAGTTTTTTATTAGGTGGTTTTTTTTTATTATATAAAAGAATTATTTGTTGGCGTATTCCATTTAGTTTTTTATTCACTTTATTTATTGTTTCTACTATTATTTATTTTTTTTCAACTAATCTTGTTCTGTCTCCATTTTTTCATCTTTTTTCTGGTGGCACAATGATGTGTGCTTTTTTTATCTCTACTGATCCAGTTACAACTTCTTATAGTAATATAGGAAAAATAATTTTTGGTTCAATAATTGGTTTTTTAGTTTATATAATTCGAAATTATAGTGATTATCCAGATGGAGTTGCTTTTTCGGTCTTATTTGGGAATATGTTAGCACCACTAATAGATAATTTTTTAAAAACGTCTGGATATGGACATAAAAAAGTATGA
- the rsxG gene encoding electron transport complex subunit RsxG, giving the protein MKHFKKILKNSFIMSIFSILSLCVVGYINYITENQIKNQKEQEKKMFIQQVIPYSIYNTYKEEKYLVSNELLGDFKKHNLWLLFHDKIAKIAIVESTAPDGYSGSIYILVAAYLNGKIIGVRVLSHKETPGIGDKIDISISNWITKFKNLSVINEKDNNVLLKKYGGQIDQFTGATITPQAVTNAIKRTVIFVKKIPLIFDLKR; this is encoded by the coding sequence ATGAAGCATTTTAAAAAAATATTAAAAAATTCATTTATAATGAGTATTTTTTCTATTTTATCTTTATGTGTTGTTGGATATATAAATTATATTACAGAAAACCAAATAAAAAATCAAAAAGAACAAGAAAAAAAAATGTTTATCCAGCAAGTAATACCCTATAGTATTTATAATACTTATAAAGAAGAAAAATATTTAGTAAGCAATGAATTATTAGGAGATTTTAAAAAACATAATTTATGGTTATTATTTCACGATAAAATAGCAAAAATTGCTATTGTTGAAAGTACAGCTCCAGATGGATATTCTGGTTCGATCTATATATTAGTGGCTGCGTATTTAAATGGAAAAATTATTGGTGTAAGAGTTTTATCTCATAAAGAAACTCCTGGAATTGGAGATAAAATTGATATATCAATTTCTAATTGGATAACTAAATTTAAAAATTTAAGTGTTATAAATGAAAAAGATAATAATGTTTTATTAAAAAAATATGGGGGTCAAATTGATCAATTTACAGGCGCAACTATTACTCCACAAGCAGTTACTAATGCTATAAAAAGAACAGTTATTTTTGTGAAAAAAATACCATTAATATTTGATTTAAAGAGATAA
- a CDS encoding electron transport complex subunit E, which yields MKWNNFFKKRLWSNNSSLVQLLGLCPVLAMTTNVVNAIGLGISTTFILTITNSIISVFKYVIPKNIRIPIFMLIVSSTVTCIEMILHAYQFNLYKSLGVFIPLIVTNCIVIGRAESIAYKNSILVSFFDGLLTGLGSTLAMFFIGLIREILGHGTFLFGIHKIFNNLGTDCFFKLFNKDIIILIASPPGGFLVLGFLIAFKNCLDKNKEKKKKKCLKCIHSSFKK from the coding sequence ATGAAATGGAATAATTTTTTCAAGAAAAGATTATGGTCTAATAACTCTTCTTTAGTTCAGCTTTTAGGTTTATGTCCAGTTTTAGCTATGACTACAAATGTAGTAAATGCAATAGGATTAGGGATTTCTACAACGTTTATTTTAACTATTACAAATAGTATTATTTCTGTATTTAAATATGTTATACCTAAAAATATTAGAATTCCTATTTTTATGTTAATTGTTTCTTCGACAGTTACTTGTATAGAAATGATATTACATGCATATCAATTTAATTTATATAAATCATTAGGTGTTTTTATTCCTTTAATAGTTACGAATTGTATTGTAATTGGTCGAGCAGAATCTATAGCTTATAAAAATTCTATTTTAGTTTCTTTTTTTGATGGGTTATTAACCGGATTAGGATCAACATTAGCAATGTTTTTTATAGGATTAATACGAGAAATATTAGGTCATGGAACCTTTTTGTTTGGTATTCATAAAATTTTTAACAATTTAGGAACTGATTGTTTTTTTAAATTATTTAATAAAGACATAATCATTTTAATTGCATCTCCTCCTGGAGGATTTTTAGTATTAGGTTTTTTAATTGCTTTTAAAAATTGTTTAGATAAGAATAAAGAAAAAAAGAAAAAAAAATGTTTAAAATGTATTCATTCAAGTTTTAAAAAATAA
- the nth gene encoding endonuclease III has translation MNKKKRYAILSLFHEHQPNPMTELLFSSDFELLISLILSSQSTDAIVNKITFVLFKVANTPESILQLGIEKLKFYIKSVGLYNVKAKYIFQTSFLLFNKYKNKIPEDRIKLESLPGVGRKIANIILNLLFNKNTIAVDTHVFRVSNRTGFAKGKSVIKVEQKLIQVVPSIFKKNVHFWFVYHGRYICKARKQKCNICLISKFCEFINI, from the coding sequence ATGAATAAAAAAAAACGTTATGCCATTTTGTCATTGTTTCATGAACATCAACCAAATCCGATGACAGAATTACTTTTTTCATCAGATTTTGAACTATTAATATCGTTAATATTATCTTCTCAATCAACTGATGCAATAGTAAATAAAATAACTTTTGTTTTATTTAAAGTTGCTAATACACCTGAAAGTATTTTACAATTAGGTATAGAAAAATTAAAATTTTATATTAAAAGTGTTGGTTTATATAATGTTAAAGCTAAATATATTTTTCAAACATCTTTTTTACTATTTAATAAATATAAGAACAAAATTCCCGAAGACCGTATTAAACTAGAATCCTTGCCTGGAGTAGGTAGAAAAATTGCAAATATTATTTTAAATTTATTGTTTAATAAAAACACTATCGCTGTAGATACGCATGTTTTCCGGGTTTCCAATCGTACTGGTTTTGCTAAAGGAAAAAGTGTAATAAAAGTTGAACAAAAATTAATACAAGTTGTACCATCTATTTTTAAAAAAAATGTTCATTTTTGGTTTGTTTATCATGGTCGCTATATTTGTAAAGCAAGAAAACAAAAGTGTAATATTTGTTTGATAAGCAAATTTTGTGAATTTATTAATATATGA
- the priA gene encoding primosomal protein N', which yields MIIVDVILPFPIREYFSYILPYSMRPIIGGRVLVPFHSKDTIGVIVAIHQKKNINNLNFKLVKCIIDNQPVLNDSLLNILIWLSKYYYYPIGSMLFSILPNILKSKDINEKNKKFCFEKNINQVNQFKINKKFSLSNKILLKINKILVQNSFKFWLISEINLYVKIKFYLGLFKKFLKKNLQILIIVPFIKDIYRILFLLKKYFNVPINIVHSNLSDKIFFDIWVKTKNGKNSIVIGTKESIFFPFLKLGLIIIFEEHNLIYKNLNKFNLNIRDISILRACKENIPIILDSNTPSLKTLYNVVHKKIFWINFNQKNTSLILKNKIIDLKKEKIRTGLSDTLINKIFENIKKNFSVLLIFNPSDFIFLGLICNNCNWIPKCNFCHDYYKINKHNNTIFCSYCLINYKKPLFCYNCNFFPLTKFNFGIKKIKKNIKKIFPNIPILFLTNLKDTIIKKLNFNISQFSILHPGIIVTTEKIVQNYYFPKVRLIGLVNIDHYFFSFNFNNTEYFSQFYFNLVNLIQKNSKFLNIFIQTSTPDNEDLINICNKKYLFYARKILISRKNFLLPPWNFQVVLYCQSKNFKKSFIFLKFIYIFLKKRSKKDNIFLWFSGPDPVFLISQKKHIYKLLIQCSSHVYLQKILRKSLEISKYFSIFNNVKWFFKF from the coding sequence GTGATTATTGTAGACGTAATTTTACCTTTTCCAATTAGAGAGTATTTTAGCTATATACTCCCATATTCAATGCGACCTATAATTGGTGGACGTGTTTTAGTACCTTTTCATTCAAAAGATACTATAGGCGTTATTGTGGCAATTCACCAAAAAAAAAACATAAATAATTTAAATTTTAAACTTGTAAAATGTATTATTGATAATCAACCAGTTTTAAATGATTCATTATTAAATATATTAATATGGTTGAGCAAATATTATTATTATCCTATAGGAAGTATGTTATTTTCAATTTTACCAAATATTTTAAAATCTAAAGATATAAATGAAAAAAATAAAAAATTTTGTTTTGAAAAAAATATAAATCAAGTTAATCAATTTAAAATTAATAAAAAGTTTTCTTTAAGTAACAAAATTTTATTAAAGATAAATAAAATTTTAGTTCAAAATTCTTTTAAATTTTGGTTAATATCAGAAATTAATTTATATGTAAAGATTAAATTTTATTTAGGATTATTTAAAAAATTTTTAAAAAAAAATTTACAAATTTTAATTATTGTTCCTTTTATAAAAGATATATATAGAATATTATTTTTATTAAAAAAATATTTTAATGTTCCAATTAATATTGTTCATTCTAATTTAAGTGATAAAATATTTTTTGATATCTGGGTTAAAACTAAAAATGGAAAAAATTCTATTGTTATAGGAACAAAAGAAAGTATTTTTTTTCCTTTTTTAAAATTAGGTTTAATTATTATTTTTGAAGAACATAATTTAATTTATAAAAATTTAAATAAATTTAACTTGAATATTAGAGATATATCAATATTAAGAGCATGCAAAGAAAATATACCTATTATTTTAGATTCAAATACACCGTCTTTAAAAACATTATATAATGTTGTTCATAAAAAAATTTTTTGGATAAATTTTAATCAAAAAAATACTTCTTTAATTTTAAAAAATAAAATTATTGATTTAAAAAAAGAGAAAATAAGAACTGGTTTATCAGATACTTTGATTAATAAAATCTTTGAAAATATAAAAAAAAATTTTTCAGTTTTATTGATCTTTAATCCATCTGATTTTATTTTTTTAGGTCTAATTTGTAATAATTGTAATTGGATTCCTAAGTGTAATTTTTGTCATGATTACTACAAAATAAATAAACACAATAATACTATATTTTGTAGTTATTGTTTAATTAATTATAAAAAACCTTTATTTTGTTATAATTGTAATTTTTTTCCATTAACTAAATTTAATTTTGGTATAAAAAAAATAAAAAAGAATATAAAAAAAATATTTCCTAACATACCAATATTATTTTTAACAAATTTAAAAGATACTATAATAAAAAAATTGAATTTCAATATTTCTCAGTTTTCTATTTTACATCCTGGGATTATTGTTACTACAGAAAAAATAGTTCAAAATTATTATTTCCCTAAAGTAAGATTAATTGGTTTGGTTAATATCGACCATTATTTTTTTTCTTTTAATTTTAATAATACTGAATATTTTTCTCAATTTTATTTTAATCTTGTGAACTTGATACAAAAAAATTCAAAATTTTTAAATATATTTATTCAAACATCAACTCCTGATAATGAAGATTTAATAAATATATGTAATAAAAAATATCTATTTTATGCTCGGAAAATATTAATTTCAAGAAAGAATTTTTTATTACCTCCATGGAATTTTCAAGTAGTTTTATATTGTCAAAGTAAAAATTTTAAAAAAAGTTTTATTTTTTTAAAATTTATATATATTTTTTTAAAAAAACGATCTAAAAAGGATAATATTTTTTTGTGGTTTTCAGGTCCCGACCCTGTTTTTTTAATATCTCAAAAAAAACATATTTATAAATTATTAATACAATGTTCTTCCCATGTTTATTTGCAAAAAATATTACGAAAATCGCTTGAAATTTCAAAATATTTTTCTATTTTTAATAATGTTAAATGGTTTTTTAAATTTTGA
- the tyrS gene encoding tyrosine--tRNA ligase has product MNDVNLIDELRQRNLISHITNENILKKNIENNFISLYCGFDPTEESLHIGHLLPLITLKRFQMKGHTPIVLIGGATSLIGDPSFKEKERLLNYDNNIDIWSIKISKQISSFLDVSSLNKMNNVIILNNKNWFKKINILSFLRDVGKHFSINTMINREAVKQRIKRLDQGISFTEFSYNLLQAYDFFILNKEKQVSLQIGGSDQWGNISAGMHLINKLSKKQVHGLTLPLLIQSNGVKFGKTESGTIWLDSQKTSPYKFYQFWKNIEDSNVYNFLKLFTFLDCHEINQREINKYKNNQIINDKSYLSKYMTRLVHGEENLLAAERITNILFLKNIDEIKKSDLQQLKKDGIPSIEACQIKDLQEALVLCSLAQSRTQAKNMIISNSISINTNKIINKNHVFNDNDKLFNQFTLISRGKKHHCLIDWK; this is encoded by the coding sequence ATGAATGATGTTAATTTAATAGATGAGTTAAGACAAAGAAATTTAATATCTCATATTACAAATGAAAATATATTAAAAAAAAATATTGAGAATAATTTTATTTCACTCTATTGTGGATTTGATCCTACTGAAGAAAGCTTGCATATAGGTCATCTTTTACCTTTAATTACTCTAAAAAGATTTCAAATGAAAGGTCATACACCTATTGTTTTAATTGGAGGAGCTACAAGTCTTATTGGAGATCCTAGTTTTAAAGAAAAAGAACGTTTGTTAAATTATGATAATAATATTGATATATGGTCGATTAAAATAAGCAAACAAATATCTTCTTTTCTAGATGTTAGTAGTCTTAATAAAATGAACAATGTAATTATATTAAACAATAAAAATTGGTTTAAAAAGATTAATATCTTATCATTTCTGCGTGATGTGGGTAAACATTTTTCAATTAATACTATGATTAATAGAGAAGCAGTAAAACAACGTATTAAAAGATTAGATCAAGGTATTTCTTTTACAGAGTTTTCATACAACTTATTGCAAGCATATGATTTTTTTATATTAAATAAAGAAAAACAAGTATCTCTCCAAATTGGGGGATCTGATCAATGGGGAAATATTTCTGCAGGCATGCACTTAATAAATAAACTTTCTAAAAAACAAGTACATGGTTTAACATTACCCTTGCTTATACAATCTAATGGTGTTAAATTTGGAAAAACAGAATCTGGAACTATTTGGTTAGATTCTCAAAAAACTAGTCCCTATAAATTTTATCAGTTTTGGAAAAATATAGAAGATTCTAATGTTTATAATTTTTTAAAATTATTTACTTTTTTAGATTGTCATGAAATTAATCAAAGAGAAATAAATAAATATAAAAATAATCAAATTATTAATGATAAATCTTATTTGTCTAAATATATGACTCGTTTAGTACATGGTGAAGAAAATTTACTAGCTGCAGAAAGAATTACAAATATTCTTTTTTTAAAGAATATAGATGAAATAAAAAAATCTGATTTACAACAACTAAAAAAAGATGGAATACCTTCTATTGAAGCATGTCAAATTAAAGATTTACAAGAAGCGTTGGTATTATGCTCTTTAGCTCAATCTCGAACACAAGCAAAAAACATGATAATATCTAATTCTATATCTATTAATACTAATAAAATTATAAATAAAAATCATGTTTTTAATGATAATGATAAATTATTCAATCAATTTACTTTAATTTCAAGAGGAAAAAAACATCATTGTCTTATAGATTGGAAATAA
- a CDS encoding iron-sulfur cluster assembly accessory protein codes for MKKKQENTYLFNQHKWKGIKITKSAIKQILFLMNLNTENQGIKLSIKKSGCAGFRYIMEFFNTKKTPEKEDNIIFFYENILIQVSKKDIPFLDGVKIDFIKNNINQVFKFNNPKLEKFCGCGESFAIND; via the coding sequence TTATTTATTTAATCAACATAAATGGAAAGGAATTAAAATTACTAAAAGCGCTATCAAACAAATATTGTTTTTAATGAATCTTAATACAGAAAATCAAGGAATAAAATTAAGTATAAAAAAATCTGGATGTGCAGGTTTTCGATATATAATGGAATTTTTTAACACTAAAAAAACACCAGAAAAAGAAGATAATATAATTTTTTTTTATGAAAATATTTTGATACAAGTCTCTAAAAAAGATATACCATTTTTAGATGGTGTTAAAATTGATTTTATAAAAAACAATATTAATCAAGTATTTAAATTTAATAATCCTAAATTAGAAAAGTTTTGTGGCTGTGGAGAAAGTTTTGCAATTAATGATTGA